The Paenibacillus sp. RUD330 genome has a segment encoding these proteins:
- a CDS encoding ABC transporter permease, with translation MNEFWTVTGFTFRNKVKGKAFLITTLILVLILSLAINLPYIISLFKSGGSDSPKTIGYASMQSDLAQSSATPTLVGDWVKEYFDSQPAGQQKLRLEKIDGGTSAATAEAALKKALTDGKISGYMLLEPNKETGFYSALFKSEKLLDTSSVEELKTALQIVKANAAGLTAEQKTLLYAPVDVKALQISADGTAEDAGRTASQQGVNMGMVYAVLFLLFMSIMATGQVIASEVTTEKSSRIMEVLITSVSPLNSMFGKIFGMFLVGLLQIAIYVAAVLINIQLPTNREALGNLDIHLSDVSPDLLLFALLFYLTGYFLFATLYAAVGSLVSRTEDLGQAVMPLTFVSLAGFYLGIFNLANPDSMLVKAASFIPFFSPYVMVLRVGVGHVATWEVLVSLGIMLVSIYVFGWLSAKIYRTGVLLYGKRPSIKELRKAMKAYKI, from the coding sequence ATGAATGAGTTCTGGACGGTCACCGGCTTTACGTTCCGCAACAAGGTCAAAGGCAAAGCCTTCCTCATCACGACGCTCATCCTGGTCCTTATTCTATCTCTGGCCATCAACCTTCCCTACATCATCTCGCTGTTCAAATCCGGCGGCTCGGACAGCCCGAAAACGATCGGGTACGCCTCCATGCAGAGCGACCTGGCCCAAAGCAGCGCGACCCCGACTCTCGTCGGCGATTGGGTCAAGGAATATTTCGACTCCCAGCCGGCAGGCCAGCAGAAGCTGAGGCTGGAGAAGATCGATGGAGGAACGAGCGCGGCCACGGCGGAAGCCGCTCTCAAGAAAGCCTTGACCGACGGGAAGATCAGCGGCTACATGCTGCTTGAGCCGAACAAGGAGACCGGCTTCTATTCCGCTCTTTTCAAATCCGAGAAGCTGCTCGACACTTCCTCGGTCGAAGAATTGAAAACCGCGCTGCAGATCGTCAAGGCGAATGCCGCCGGACTTACGGCTGAGCAGAAGACGCTGCTGTATGCGCCGGTCGACGTGAAGGCGCTGCAGATATCGGCGGACGGAACCGCCGAGGATGCCGGCCGCACGGCTTCCCAGCAGGGCGTCAATATGGGCATGGTCTATGCGGTCCTGTTCCTGCTCTTCATGTCGATCATGGCGACGGGCCAGGTCATCGCGAGCGAAGTGACGACCGAGAAGAGCTCCCGCATCATGGAAGTGCTGATCACGAGCGTGTCTCCGCTGAACAGCATGTTCGGCAAAATATTCGGCATGTTCCTGGTCGGCCTGCTCCAGATCGCGATCTACGTGGCGGCAGTCCTCATCAACATCCAGCTCCCGACCAACCGGGAAGCGCTCGGCAATCTGGATATCCATCTCAGCGACGTCAGTCCCGACCTTCTCCTCTTCGCTCTCTTGTTCTACCTGACCGGCTACTTCCTGTTCGCAACGCTGTACGCGGCTGTCGGCTCCCTGGTCAGCCGTACCGAGGATCTCGGCCAGGCGGTCATGCCGCTCACCTTCGTATCGCTCGCCGGGTTCTATCTGGGCATCTTCAATCTGGCGAATCCCGACAGCATGCTGGTCAAGGCCGCTTCGTTCATCCCGTTCTTCTCGCCCTATGTCATGGTTCTGAGAGTGGGCGTAGGCCATGTGGCGACATGGGAGGTGCTCGTCTCGCTCGGCATCATGCTGGTCAGCATCTACGTGTTCGGCTGGCTGTCCGCCAAGATCTACCGCACCGGCGTTCTGCTCTACGGCAAGCGGCCGAGCATCAAGGAGCTGCGCAAAGCGATGAAGGCTTATAAAATCTAG
- the ctaD gene encoding cytochrome c oxidase subunit I, with protein sequence MAHAHPVKRHTGLMDWLTTVDHKKIGILYLIAGGFFFLIGGLEALLIRVQLWKPLNNFVGADTYNELLTMHGTTMIFLAAMPVIFALMNAIVPLQIGARDVAFPFVNSLGFWTFFFGGLLLNISWLAGTVPDAGWTSYVPLASPTYNVDKGVDFYVLGLQIAGIGTLIGGINFLVTIINMRAPGMSFMRMPMFTWTAFITSALILFAFPALTVGLVALMFDRLFEANFFEVAGGGNTVLWEHIFWIFGHPEVYILILPAFGVISEVISTFSRKRLFGYSSMVFATVLIGFLGFMVWAHHMFTVGLGPVANALFSIATMLIAVPTGIKIFNWIFTMWGGSIRFTSANLFAVGFVPTFVMGGVTGVMLAAAPADFQYHDSYFVVAHFHYVIVGGLVLGLFAGLHYWWPKMFGRALNEFIGKLTFWTFFIGFHLTFFVQHFLGLMGMPRRIWTYLDGMGFNTMNLISTIGAFLMGLGTIFFIINIIVTAAKPKNAGNDPWEDGRTLEWSIPSPAPEYNFAQTPLVRGYDALWKEKMDGNEGMSPAEPIGPIHMPSPSILPFLMSVGLFIAGFGFLYAKNDWNNAFVSNIFGNHIVAGLGLAITLGCMVVRSLKDDHGFHIEPEEITGKGVKA encoded by the coding sequence TTGGCTCACGCACATCCGGTCAAGCGCCATACCGGTCTCATGGACTGGCTGACGACTGTGGACCACAAAAAAATCGGCATCCTGTATTTGATTGCCGGCGGATTCTTCTTCCTGATCGGCGGCCTCGAGGCGCTGCTGATCCGGGTTCAGCTTTGGAAGCCGCTCAACAACTTCGTCGGCGCGGACACGTACAACGAGCTGCTGACGATGCACGGCACGACGATGATCTTCCTCGCGGCGATGCCCGTCATCTTCGCGCTCATGAACGCCATCGTGCCGCTGCAGATCGGCGCGCGCGACGTCGCCTTCCCGTTCGTCAACTCCCTCGGCTTCTGGACGTTCTTCTTCGGCGGCCTGCTGCTCAACATCAGCTGGCTGGCCGGCACCGTTCCGGATGCGGGCTGGACATCCTACGTCCCTCTCGCAAGCCCTACATATAATGTAGACAAAGGCGTCGACTTCTACGTTCTCGGCCTTCAGATCGCCGGTATCGGCACCCTGATCGGCGGCATCAACTTCCTGGTCACGATCATCAACATGCGCGCTCCGGGCATGAGCTTCATGAGAATGCCGATGTTCACCTGGACGGCATTCATCACCTCAGCCCTGATCCTGTTCGCCTTCCCGGCCCTTACCGTCGGCCTGGTCGCGCTCATGTTCGACCGGCTGTTCGAAGCGAATTTCTTCGAAGTGGCGGGCGGCGGCAATACCGTCCTATGGGAGCATATCTTCTGGATCTTCGGTCACCCGGAGGTTTACATCCTGATTCTCCCGGCTTTCGGGGTCATCTCCGAAGTCATCAGCACCTTCTCGCGCAAGCGGCTGTTCGGCTACAGCTCGATGGTGTTCGCCACCGTCCTGATCGGCTTCCTCGGCTTCATGGTCTGGGCCCACCATATGTTCACGGTAGGCTTGGGACCGGTAGCGAACGCGCTGTTCTCCATCGCAACGATGCTGATCGCGGTTCCGACCGGAATCAAGATCTTCAACTGGATCTTCACGATGTGGGGCGGCTCGATCCGCTTCACCTCCGCCAACCTGTTCGCCGTCGGCTTCGTTCCGACGTTCGTCATGGGCGGCGTGACCGGCGTCATGCTGGCCGCGGCTCCGGCCGACTTCCAGTACCATGACAGCTACTTCGTCGTAGCCCACTTCCACTACGTCATCGTCGGCGGCCTCGTGCTCGGCCTGTTCGCCGGCCTGCACTACTGGTGGCCGAAGATGTTCGGCCGCGCGCTGAACGAGTTCATCGGCAAGCTGACGTTCTGGACCTTCTTCATCGGCTTCCATCTGACGTTCTTCGTGCAGCATTTCCTCGGCCTCATGGGCATGCCGCGCCGGATCTGGACGTACCTGGACGGAATGGGCTTCAACACGATGAACCTGATCAGTACGATCGGCGCCTTCCTGATGGGCCTCGGCACGATCTTCTTCATCATCAACATCATCGTTACGGCTGCCAAGCCGAAAAACGCAGGCAACGATCCGTGGGAAGACGGCCGCACGCTGGAATGGTCGATTCCGTCCCCGGCTCCTGAATACAACTTCGCCCAGACTCCGCTCGTCCGCGGATACGACGCGCTGTGGAAAGAGAAGATGGACGGCAACGAAGGCATGTCGCCTGCGGAGCCGATCGGCCCGATTCATATGCCGAGCCCATCGATCCTTCCGTTCCTGATGTCCGTCGGCCTGTTCATCGCCGGCTTCGGGTTCCTGTACGCGAAGAACGACTGGAACAATGCATTTGTCTCCAACATCTTCGGCAACCATATCGTAGCTGGCCTTGGCCTCGCGATCACGCTGGGATGCATGGTCGTCCGCTCGCTCAAGGACGATCACGGCTTCCACATCGAGCCGGAAGAAATTACGGGCAAGGGGGTTAAGGCATGA
- the ctaG gene encoding cytochrome c oxidase assembly factor CtaG: protein MLGLEYFSFRALWSPWLLFLTIALLIGYFYVIGPWRLKHFPEERRATPGQQVMAVSGIVLLYIAQGGPMNLLGHLMFTFHMANMSISYLIAPPLIILGIPAYVWRFTFGRAFWKRFSASMNPIFTLVLFNVLFSFYHIPAAHDYIMTNYLLHEFYYFVLLVTAMMMWWQITCPVPEWSRLNGLRKMAYVFASGVLLTPACALIIFAGEPMYAVYNDPNVWAKAMNYCVAGNTQQLLSQFQGPAFFNLMAPAEDQQLGGILMKLVQEIMYGCILAYIFSQWYRQENAESDGDLRGTGPAGTV from the coding sequence ATGCTCGGACTTGAATATTTCAGCTTCCGCGCTCTCTGGAGTCCCTGGCTGCTGTTTCTGACGATCGCTTTGCTGATCGGATATTTCTATGTCATCGGCCCATGGAGGCTGAAGCATTTCCCTGAAGAACGGCGGGCAACGCCAGGGCAGCAGGTCATGGCCGTCTCGGGTATCGTGCTGCTGTACATAGCCCAAGGCGGACCGATGAATCTTCTTGGCCACCTCATGTTCACCTTCCATATGGCCAATATGTCCATTTCCTATCTGATCGCTCCGCCGCTCATCATTTTGGGCATTCCCGCTTATGTATGGAGATTCACATTCGGCAGAGCTTTCTGGAAGCGGTTCAGCGCGTCCATGAACCCGATCTTCACGCTGGTGCTGTTCAATGTGCTGTTCTCCTTCTACCACATTCCTGCGGCGCATGATTACATCATGACCAACTATTTGCTGCATGAGTTCTACTATTTCGTGCTGCTCGTCACAGCGATGATGATGTGGTGGCAGATCACCTGCCCGGTGCCGGAATGGAGCCGGCTCAACGGCTTGCGCAAGATGGCGTACGTATTCGCCAGCGGCGTGCTGCTGACTCCGGCCTGCGCGCTCATCATTTTCGCAGGCGAGCCGATGTATGCCGTCTACAACGATCCGAACGTATGGGCGAAGGCGATGAATTACTGCGTCGCCGGCAACACCCAGCAGCTGCTCAGCCAGTTCCAGGGTCCGGCCTTCTTCAATCTGATGGCTCCCGCAGAGGATCAGCAGCTGGGCGGCATCCTGATGAAGCTGGTTCAGGAAATCATGTACGGCTGCATTCTGGCTTACATTTTCTCGCAATGGTACCGTCAGGAAAATGCGGAGTCGGATGGCGACCTGCGCGGAACGGGACCGGCGGGAACGGTATAA
- a CDS encoding carbohydrate kinase: MSTVFTIGEALIDWIPEQRGVELKAVGGFSRAAGGAPANVASAVSRLGGSSAFIGKLGEDAFGDFLVETLAEAGVDVTRVLRTREANTAMAFVSLKADGNRDFSFYRNPSADMLLEKDEIGDWFEPGDLLHFCSVDLIEAPVKYAHAEAISKCREAGGIVSFDPNVRLPLWNSPEQCRQAILEFLPLAHLVKISDEELAFITGISDEKEALKSLFAGDVRHVIYTRGPAGATWLSKDFRVDVPGHAVSVIDTTGAGDAFIGSLLYGVQRQSDFLGGIEAQTARELLAFANAAAAITTTRAGAIAALPTVEEVDNLLAAE; this comes from the coding sequence ATGTCGACGGTATTTACGATTGGGGAAGCCCTTATTGATTGGATTCCGGAGCAGAGAGGCGTCGAGCTGAAGGCGGTCGGCGGATTCAGCCGAGCGGCGGGAGGGGCTCCTGCCAATGTCGCCAGCGCCGTGTCGCGGCTTGGCGGCAGCAGCGCATTCATCGGCAAGCTTGGCGAGGATGCCTTCGGCGATTTTCTGGTCGAGACGCTTGCGGAAGCCGGGGTGGACGTCACCAGGGTGCTCAGGACGCGGGAAGCGAATACCGCGATGGCTTTCGTCAGCCTGAAGGCGGACGGCAACCGGGATTTCAGCTTTTACCGCAATCCGAGCGCGGACATGCTGCTGGAGAAGGACGAGATCGGAGATTGGTTCGAGCCGGGAGATCTTCTGCATTTCTGCTCGGTGGACCTCATCGAGGCTCCGGTCAAATACGCGCATGCGGAAGCAATCTCCAAATGCCGCGAAGCCGGTGGAATCGTCAGCTTTGATCCCAATGTGCGGCTGCCGCTGTGGAACAGCCCGGAACAATGCCGTCAGGCCATTCTGGAATTCCTTCCGCTGGCTCATCTCGTGAAGATCTCGGACGAGGAGCTGGCGTTCATCACCGGCATCTCCGACGAGAAAGAGGCGCTGAAGTCCCTGTTCGCCGGCGATGTCAGGCATGTCATCTATACCCGCGGTCCGGCGGGAGCGACGTGGCTGTCCAAGGACTTCCGCGTCGACGTTCCAGGCCATGCCGTAAGCGTCATCGACACGACCGGCGCGGGAGATGCCTTCATCGGCTCGCTGCTGTACGGCGTCCAGCGCCAGTCGGACTTTCTCGGCGGCATCGAGGCGCAGACGGCGAGAGAGCTGCTCGCCTTCGCCAATGCAGCCGCAGCGATCACGACGACGCGCGCCGGCGCGATCGCTGCGCTGCCGACGGTCGAGGAAGTCGACAACCTGCTTGCAGCGGAATGA
- a CDS encoding GntR family transcriptional regulator: MRLPIHINEHSAEPLYHQIESQLRTLIMSGQLEENTLLPSNRELAQNLQCSLITIRRVYQDLEAEGLLRTKQGTGTFVAKVDVEAGAKQRLEAVEAAISAAVDAGASAGLGRAELESMLREELERRRMT, from the coding sequence GTGCGGCTACCCATTCATATCAACGAGCATAGCGCCGAGCCGCTGTACCACCAGATTGAATCCCAGCTCAGGACGCTGATCATGAGCGGCCAGCTGGAGGAGAATACGCTGCTGCCCTCCAACCGCGAGCTTGCGCAGAATTTGCAGTGCAGCCTCATCACGATCCGCAGGGTCTATCAGGACTTGGAGGCGGAGGGCTTGCTCCGTACGAAGCAGGGAACGGGCACCTTCGTCGCCAAGGTCGATGTCGAAGCCGGCGCCAAGCAGCGGCTGGAGGCGGTGGAGGCGGCCATCTCGGCTGCGGTGGACGCCGGAGCAAGCGCAGGCCTCGGCCGTGCCGAGCTGGAGAGCATGCTGCGCGAAGAGCTGGAGCGGAGGAGGATGACATGA
- a CDS encoding ABC transporter ATP-binding protein translates to MKPLIVERVVKQYADKTAVNGISLEVDRGEIYGLLGANGAGKTTTMRMVLGLIFPDEGRILYNGKPYTKQQLRDIGYLPEERGLYPKVKVSEQLVYLARLKGMSAADADKSLKMWLERFGVPEYYDKRVEELSKGNQQKIQFIATIIHRPKLMILDEAFSGLDPVNVELLKSTVKELRDQGASILFSTHRMEHVEELCRNITILHRSNEVLKGSLKEIKNRFPKERVMLAADGEIAGLEELPGVIGVKRHEHAYELRIADEASGRAVLRHAMQQSDVTRFEIMEPTLNEIFIKTVGENHE, encoded by the coding sequence GTGAAACCGCTCATTGTGGAACGAGTCGTCAAGCAATATGCAGACAAAACCGCCGTCAACGGCATCAGCCTGGAGGTGGACAGAGGAGAGATCTACGGCTTGCTCGGCGCCAACGGCGCGGGCAAAACGACGACGATGAGGATGGTGCTCGGGCTGATTTTTCCCGACGAAGGCCGGATCCTGTACAACGGCAAGCCGTACACGAAGCAGCAGCTCAGGGACATCGGCTACCTGCCGGAGGAGCGGGGCCTCTATCCGAAGGTCAAGGTCAGCGAGCAGCTGGTCTACCTTGCCCGCCTGAAGGGAATGTCGGCGGCCGACGCCGACAAAAGCCTCAAGATGTGGCTGGAGCGCTTCGGCGTGCCGGAGTATTATGACAAGCGCGTGGAAGAGCTGTCCAAGGGCAACCAGCAGAAGATCCAGTTCATCGCGACGATCATCCATAGGCCGAAGCTGATGATTCTCGACGAGGCGTTCAGCGGGCTCGATCCGGTCAATGTCGAGCTGCTGAAATCGACCGTCAAGGAGCTCCGCGACCAGGGAGCATCCATTCTGTTCTCGACGCACCGGATGGAGCATGTCGAGGAGCTCTGCCGCAACATTACGATTCTGCATCGCTCGAACGAGGTGCTCAAGGGCAGCCTCAAGGAGATCAAGAACCGTTTTCCGAAGGAGAGAGTCATGCTGGCGGCAGACGGAGAGATCGCCGGACTGGAGGAGCTGCCCGGCGTCATCGGCGTGAAGCGCCATGAGCATGCCTATGAGCTGCGGATCGCGGACGAGGCTTCCGGGCGCGCGGTTCTGCGGCATGCGATGCAGCAGAGCGACGTCACCCGCTTCGAGATCATGGAACCGACTTTGAATGAAATCTTTATTAAAACGGTAGGTGAAAATCATGAATGA
- a CDS encoding DUF420 domain-containing protein, whose protein sequence is MDKYTIFPTISTFFIVLSAILVAIGWNLAIKRRLESHKKMMLAGAVAALIFFIIYSSRTLVIGNTDWGGPDSLKPYYLVFLLFHIVLATVAAVFGITTIVLGYKQKFARHRRIGRFTSVIWFITAITGTAVYILLYLMYPGGHTKPVFHVIFGW, encoded by the coding sequence TTGGACAAGTACACGATTTTTCCGACCATCAGCACCTTTTTCATCGTACTGAGCGCGATTCTGGTCGCGATCGGCTGGAATCTGGCCATCAAGCGCCGCCTGGAATCGCACAAAAAAATGATGCTTGCCGGGGCGGTCGCCGCCCTGATCTTCTTCATCATCTATTCATCCAGAACGCTCGTTATCGGCAACACCGACTGGGGCGGTCCGGACAGCCTCAAGCCGTACTATCTCGTGTTCCTGCTGTTCCACATTGTTCTCGCCACGGTGGCCGCCGTCTTCGGCATTACGACGATCGTGCTCGGCTATAAGCAGAAGTTCGCCCGGCACCGGCGGATCGGACGCTTCACGTCGGTCATCTGGTTCATTACGGCCATAACGGGAACCGCCGTTTACATTTTGCTGTACCTCATGTATCCGGGCGGGCACACGAAGCCGGTATTTCACGTTATTTTCGGCTGGTAA
- a CDS encoding cytochrome (ubi)quinol oxidase subunit III — MSAHSHLDGKLPHEPERATLEGRNKVLGFWLFLGGETVLFGTLFSAFLALRDQVGDGNPTSQELFKLATVAIATVILLTSSLTSVFAIQAMHRGQVKAMQNWLIVTVVLGLAFLGLEVYEFIEYTHEGHQFSTSAFSSSFYTLVGFHGAHVALGVVWISLLIGQIYRKGLTVVTAPKVYVAGMYWHFIDVVWVFIFTVVYLMGKVG, encoded by the coding sequence ATGAGCGCACATTCGCATCTAGACGGCAAGCTGCCTCATGAACCGGAACGCGCGACCCTCGAAGGACGCAACAAGGTTCTCGGATTCTGGCTGTTCCTTGGAGGAGAGACGGTGCTGTTCGGCACCCTCTTCTCCGCCTTCCTGGCGCTTCGCGATCAGGTCGGCGACGGCAACCCGACTTCTCAAGAGCTGTTCAAGCTGGCTACGGTGGCGATTGCGACCGTCATCCTGCTGACATCCAGCTTGACGAGCGTGTTCGCCATCCAGGCGATGCACCGCGGCCAAGTGAAGGCGATGCAGAACTGGCTCATCGTTACCGTCGTGCTCGGCCTTGCCTTCCTCGGCCTCGAGGTCTACGAGTTCATCGAGTACACGCATGAAGGCCATCAGTTCAGCACGAGCGCCTTCAGTTCTTCCTTCTATACGCTGGTCGGCTTCCACGGAGCCCACGTCGCTCTCGGCGTCGTGTGGATCTCGCTGCTGATCGGCCAGATTTACCGCAAGGGCCTGACGGTCGTCACCGCGCCGAAGGTATATGTCGCCGGCATGTACTGGCACTTTATCGACGTCGTTTGGGTTTTCATCTTCACCGTCGTTTATTTGATGGGAAAGGTGGGGTAA
- a CDS encoding cytochrome C oxidase subunit IV family protein — MANHTTHSEEPAKRHKHEGPKKHIVAYIFSMLLTLVAFATVIGGEINTSFIYILLIIMAIMQVIIQMGFWMHMKDRGHLFPIVGILSGVFVVFTIVIMAEFWTWW, encoded by the coding sequence ATGGCCAACCATACGACCCATTCCGAAGAACCGGCCAAGCGCCACAAGCACGAAGGTCCCAAGAAGCATATCGTCGCCTACATCTTCTCGATGCTGCTTACGCTCGTTGCCTTCGCCACCGTCATCGGCGGCGAGATCAACACCTCCTTCATCTACATCCTGCTCATCATCATGGCGATCATGCAGGTCATCATCCAGATGGGCTTCTGGATGCACATGAAGGACCGGGGACATCTGTTCCCGATCGTAGGCATCCTTTCCGGCGTGTTCGTCGTATTCACGATCGTCATCATGGCGGAATTCTGGACCTGGTGGTAA
- a CDS encoding thiamine pyrophosphate-binding protein, which translates to MNQPTLGAFLFSCLSRAGISDVFGVPGDYNFSILDELGRHPELGFIGCRNELNAGYAADAFARLKGISALLTTFGVGELSACNAIAGSNSESIPVVHIVGAPPSMDQSAHKLMHHSLMDGNFDSFRKVYESLTAYAVAITLENASHEIPKALHIAQTQKKPVYLTIPDDLITKPIQAHAESWPAPATTPSSLAEASAHAGRLLKGSSRTVLLTDVKVLRYGLENAVRLLAEKLHLPAASMVYGKGSFDETHPSYIGIYSAGCGEESVRQAVENADCVIAVGLVWADTNTASFTAKLDFAKTIQINPDNVRIGSAMYAGIQARDMMDALMQLQTVQAAPVPAPAFPYDLPQGQPDDDLAAANYYPLFQQFIQEGDVVVVETGTLFDGMSQLRLPRNVTYVAQGGWQAIGYATPAAFGACIAAPDRRVLLFTGDGSIHLTAQEISSMLEHQCKPILFILNNGLYVVENYLNVNAVNPGYNVIPKWDFPKLPEAFGGDAFTATARTVAELREAMRQAESECRSRLCMIELIPGNPMDAPPFLVKTRAILEAQKKSR; encoded by the coding sequence TTGAATCAGCCAACATTAGGGGCGTTCCTGTTCAGCTGCCTGAGCCGAGCCGGAATATCCGACGTATTCGGCGTTCCAGGGGATTATAATTTCAGCATTCTGGACGAGCTTGGCCGCCATCCGGAGCTGGGCTTCATCGGCTGCAGGAACGAGCTGAACGCCGGATATGCCGCCGACGCTTTTGCACGCTTGAAGGGCATATCCGCTCTGCTCACCACCTTCGGGGTCGGCGAGCTCAGCGCCTGCAACGCCATCGCCGGCTCCAACAGCGAATCCATTCCGGTCGTGCACATCGTCGGGGCTCCGCCTTCTATGGACCAGTCGGCTCATAAACTCATGCATCATTCCCTGATGGACGGAAATTTCGATTCGTTCCGGAAGGTCTATGAATCGTTGACCGCCTATGCGGTTGCCATCACCCTGGAAAACGCCTCGCATGAAATCCCTAAAGCTCTGCACATTGCCCAGACTCAAAAAAAGCCGGTGTATCTGACCATTCCCGACGATCTGATAACCAAGCCGATTCAGGCGCATGCGGAATCTTGGCCCGCTCCGGCAACAACTCCTTCCTCTCTCGCAGAGGCATCGGCCCATGCGGGCCGTCTGCTGAAGGGGAGCAGCCGCACGGTGCTGCTGACCGATGTGAAGGTGCTGCGGTACGGCTTGGAGAATGCGGTACGGCTTCTGGCGGAAAAGCTCCATCTTCCCGCAGCGTCCATGGTGTACGGCAAAGGCTCGTTCGACGAGACCCATCCCAGCTATATCGGCATATACTCCGCTGGATGCGGCGAGGAATCCGTCCGTCAAGCCGTCGAAAATGCGGATTGCGTCATCGCCGTCGGCCTGGTCTGGGCCGACACCAACACGGCCAGCTTCACGGCCAAGCTGGACTTTGCAAAGACGATTCAGATCAACCCAGACAACGTCCGGATCGGATCGGCCATGTATGCGGGCATCCAAGCCAGGGATATGATGGATGCTCTCATGCAGCTCCAGACCGTACAGGCCGCTCCCGTTCCCGCACCGGCCTTCCCTTATGATCTTCCGCAGGGACAGCCGGATGATGACTTGGCGGCGGCCAATTACTATCCGCTGTTCCAGCAATTCATCCAGGAAGGCGATGTCGTCGTCGTGGAGACCGGCACCTTGTTCGACGGGATGTCCCAGTTGAGGCTGCCCCGAAACGTCACCTACGTGGCGCAGGGGGGCTGGCAAGCCATCGGTTATGCCACTCCGGCCGCCTTCGGAGCCTGCATCGCCGCGCCGGACCGGAGGGTGCTGCTGTTCACAGGCGACGGCTCCATCCATCTGACGGCGCAGGAGATAAGCTCCATGCTGGAGCATCAATGCAAGCCGATCCTGTTCATCCTGAACAACGGCCTGTACGTTGTGGAAAATTATTTGAATGTCAACGCGGTCAATCCCGGTTATAACGTCATTCCCAAGTGGGACTTCCCCAAGCTGCCGGAAGCATTCGGAGGCGACGCCTTCACCGCGACCGCCAGAACCGTCGCCGAGCTCCGCGAGGCCATGCGGCAGGCGGAATCGGAATGCCGTTCCCGGCTGTGCATGATCGAGCTCATTCCCGGCAATCCCATGGATGCTCCGCCATTCCTTGTGAAAACCAGAGCCATTCTCGAAGCGCAAAAAAAGAGCCGTTGA
- a CDS encoding ABC transporter ATP-binding protein, translating into MTNRSEENRVSAAVQNAKETAERGTQPDVVGSMPAASFSGVLLNRSRFRLGPLDLELPAGYVTAIVGPNGCGKSSTFRLLLDQVRPDAGEITMLGEPVGKGTDDTELKRRIGYVPEEDDKLDGRLRGTAKADFVRQWYPGWDRNEFERMLRQFGVDPSLRLGKMSKGMRRKYELALAMAHGPELLLLDEPSSGLDPLAWRTMVDELHRYMDGGSRTIVMATHIIDEVKRLADYIAIMDSGIIIGMYEKDELLGSWHTFYISAPEGGSPAAAARAAAEMPGIVRIEETGGGTCRIVTSRAWEAEQWCRRQGYPVSGQKALELDDILDHLIRHKK; encoded by the coding sequence ATGACGAACCGATCGGAGGAAAACCGGGTGAGTGCAGCTGTTCAGAATGCGAAGGAGACCGCGGAAAGAGGAACGCAGCCGGACGTCGTTGGAAGCATGCCTGCCGCAAGCTTCTCGGGCGTGCTGCTGAACCGCAGCCGGTTCCGGCTGGGTCCCCTGGATCTGGAGCTTCCGGCAGGCTATGTAACCGCGATTGTCGGTCCCAACGGCTGCGGCAAAAGCTCCACCTTCCGGCTGCTGCTCGACCAGGTTCGCCCCGATGCAGGGGAGATCACGATGCTGGGCGAACCGGTCGGCAAAGGAACGGACGATACGGAGCTCAAGCGCAGGATCGGCTACGTCCCGGAAGAAGACGACAAACTCGACGGCAGGCTGCGGGGCACGGCCAAGGCGGACTTCGTCCGTCAGTGGTATCCCGGATGGGATCGCAACGAATTCGAGAGAATGCTGAGGCAATTCGGGGTGGATCCTTCGCTGCGCTTGGGGAAAATGTCCAAGGGCATGCGCCGCAAATACGAGCTGGCTCTCGCCATGGCGCATGGCCCGGAGCTGCTGCTGCTCGACGAGCCCTCATCGGGCCTGGATCCGCTGGCCTGGCGCACGATGGTCGACGAGCTTCACCGGTATATGGACGGAGGCAGCCGGACCATCGTCATGGCTACGCATATCATCGACGAGGTGAAGCGGCTGGCCGACTATATCGCGATCATGGACTCCGGCATCATCATCGGCATGTACGAGAAGGATGAACTGCTCGGATCGTGGCATACGTTCTATATATCGGCGCCGGAAGGCGGTTCGCCGGCCGCCGCAGCCCGCGCCGCCGCTGAGATGCCGGGAATCGTCCGGATCGAGGAGACTGGAGGAGGCACCTGCCGCATCGTCACCTCCCGCGCATGGGAGGCGGAGCAATGGTGCCGCCGTCAGGGCTATCCGGTCAGCGGCCAGAAAGCTCTGGAGCTGGACGATATTTTGGACCATCTGATCCGGCACAAGAAATAA